GCGGGCGCGGTGCTCGACCAGGCCACGGTGTACGAGCGGATCTGGGGCTACGACTTCGGCCCCGGCTCGAAGAACCTCGCGGTCTTCATCGGCTACCTGCGCCGCAAGCTCGACCGCCCCGGCCTGGCACCGCTGATCCACACCGTCCGCGGCGTCGGCTACACGCTGCGTGAGTCGTGACCGGGCCGGGCCGGTTCCGGCTACGCCCGGGGCTGCGCACCACCCTCTCGCTGGCGTTCGCCGCGATGGCCGCGCTGGTGGCGGTGCTGATCGGCGCGCTGGGCTACCACGCCGCCGCCCGGCTGATCCGCGACGACGAGAAGGCCGACTTCACCGCCGCCGTCCATTCGGTGCGCGACCAGGTCGGCCGGGAGACGCTGTTCCCGGGGGACTTCAACGGCCCGAGCGGGCTGAACGAGGAGTTGCTGCGCCCGATCCGGGTCACCGCGCAGTCGCTCAACCCCGACGGCGTCATGCTCCCGGCCACCGCCCGGTTCAACCTCCCGTCCACGACGGGCGACCGCGAGCTCGCCCGGTCCGGCACCCCCGCCCGCACGCTGATCGGCCTGCGCCGGCTCGACGGCGACAGCTACCGGGTGGCCGTGATCTCGCTCGGCGGCGGCCGGGGCGCGGTCCAGATCGTGCAGCAACTCGGCGAGGTCGAGGAGCTGTTGGCGACCCTGCGGGAGCGGATGGCGGGCGTGGTGGCCGCCGTCGTGGTGACCGCGGGCGGGGCCGGCTGGCTGCTCGCCCGGCGGATCTCCGGACGGCTGGTGCGCCTCACCGACGTGGCAGAACTGGTCGCCGCCAACGGCCGGTTGGACGTCCCGGTGCCCGCCGCCGGGAACGACGAGGTCGGCCGGCTCGGCCGGGCCTTCGACCGGATGCTCGGCCGGCTCGCCACGGCCAAGGACAACCAGCGCCGGCTCGTCCAGGACGCCGGGCACGAACTGCGCACGCCGCTGACCAGCCTGCGCACCAACCTCGCCGTGCTCCCGAGCCTCGACCGGCTGCCACCCGCCGAACGGATCGCGCTGATGGACGATCTGGCGGAGGAGGCCCGGGAGTTGACCGCGCTCGTGGACGAGCTGGTGGCGCTCGCCGCCGAGCAGAAGGCGAACGAGGAGCCGGTCGACGTGGTGCTGGCCGACATCGTCCGCGAGGCCGCCGCCCAGGCCCGGCGGCGCACCGGCCGGGAGATCACCGTCGAGGCCGACGACACCGTGGTCACCGCCCGCGCGGACGCGCTGGCCCGCGCGGTGGGCAACCTGTTGGACAACGCGGCCAAGTTCGACCCGGCGGGCGCCGCCCCGATCGACGTGGTGGTGCGCGGCCCCCGGGTCGAGGTGCGCGACCGCGGCCCGGGGATCGACCCGGCCGATCTGGAGCACGTCTTCGACCGCTTCTACCGGGCCACCGCCGCGCGCAGCCTGCCCGGTTCCGGGCTCGGCCTGGCCATCGTGCACGAGGTCGCCCACTCGCACGGCGGCACCGCCTTCGCCGTCAACCGGGACGGCGGCGGCGCGGTGATCGGCTTCACGCTGGACGACTGATGACAGGGCCCCGATGTGCCG
The nucleotide sequence above comes from Streptomyces kaniharaensis. Encoded proteins:
- a CDS encoding sensor histidine kinase; the protein is MTGPGRFRLRPGLRTTLSLAFAAMAALVAVLIGALGYHAAARLIRDDEKADFTAAVHSVRDQVGRETLFPGDFNGPSGLNEELLRPIRVTAQSLNPDGVMLPATARFNLPSTTGDRELARSGTPARTLIGLRRLDGDSYRVAVISLGGGRGAVQIVQQLGEVEELLATLRERMAGVVAAVVVTAGGAGWLLARRISGRLVRLTDVAELVAANGRLDVPVPAAGNDEVGRLGRAFDRMLGRLATAKDNQRRLVQDAGHELRTPLTSLRTNLAVLPSLDRLPPAERIALMDDLAEEARELTALVDELVALAAEQKANEEPVDVVLADIVREAAAQARRRTGREITVEADDTVVTARADALARAVGNLLDNAAKFDPAGAAPIDVVVRGPRVEVRDRGPGIDPADLEHVFDRFYRATAARSLPGSGLGLAIVHEVAHSHGGTAFAVNRDGGGAVIGFTLDD